In Pollutimonas sp. M17, a single genomic region encodes these proteins:
- the boxC gene encoding 2,3-epoxybenzoyl-CoA dihydrolase produces MTEASTHVDFRTDPSQYRHWTLSFDGAVATLAMDVAEDGGIRPGYKLKLNSYDLGVDIELHDALQRIRFEHPEVRTVVVTSLKDRIFCSGANIFMLGLSSHAWKVNFCKFTNETRNGIEDSSRFSGLKFVAALNGACAGGGYELALACDEILLIDDRSSAVSLPEVPLLGVLPGTGGLTRVTDKRKVRHDHADIFCTLVEGVRGQRAKDWRLVDQIIKPAQFQEEVGRRAAELASQSDRPADAKGISLTPLQRVDSSSGIDYKYVQVKIDREKRLATWTVRGPEAAAPKDIDGIVAQGDAWWPLQLARELDDAILHLRTNELDIGSWVFKTSGDPALVLDSDQTLQRHAGHWLVRETLGMLRRTLARLDVSSRSMFALIEEGSCFAGTLLELALACDRSYMLDDPDAARPAQIAVSEMNLGHYPMVNGQSRLNRRFYEESEPLDAIRGAMGDMISARQAESLGLVTFSPDSIDWDDEIRIALEERRALSPDALTGLEANLRFGGAETMETRIFGRLTAWQNWIFNRPNAAGEKGALKLYGKGEQASFDWNRV; encoded by the coding sequence ATGACCGAAGCCAGCACGCACGTCGATTTCCGTACCGACCCTTCCCAGTACCGGCATTGGACGCTGTCCTTCGATGGCGCCGTTGCGACGCTGGCCATGGACGTGGCGGAAGACGGCGGCATACGTCCGGGCTACAAGCTCAAGCTGAACTCCTACGATCTGGGCGTGGACATCGAATTGCACGACGCCCTGCAGCGCATACGCTTCGAGCATCCCGAAGTCCGCACGGTGGTGGTCACCAGCCTGAAGGACCGTATTTTCTGTTCGGGCGCCAACATCTTCATGCTGGGCCTGTCCTCGCATGCATGGAAGGTGAACTTCTGCAAATTCACCAACGAAACCCGCAACGGCATCGAAGACTCCAGCCGGTTCAGCGGCCTGAAATTCGTGGCGGCGCTCAATGGCGCCTGCGCGGGCGGCGGGTACGAGCTGGCGCTGGCCTGCGATGAAATCCTGCTGATCGACGACCGCTCCTCGGCAGTGTCCTTGCCGGAGGTCCCCCTGCTGGGCGTGCTGCCGGGCACGGGCGGCCTGACGCGTGTGACCGACAAGCGCAAGGTGCGCCATGACCACGCCGACATTTTCTGCACCCTGGTCGAGGGCGTGCGCGGCCAGCGCGCCAAGGACTGGCGCCTGGTCGATCAGATCATCAAGCCCGCGCAGTTCCAGGAAGAGGTCGGGCGACGGGCCGCCGAACTCGCCTCGCAAAGCGACCGCCCGGCCGATGCCAAAGGCATCAGCCTGACACCCTTGCAGCGGGTCGATTCCAGCAGCGGCATCGACTACAAATACGTTCAGGTAAAGATAGACCGCGAGAAGCGGCTGGCCACCTGGACGGTGCGCGGGCCCGAGGCGGCCGCGCCCAAGGACATCGACGGCATCGTGGCGCAGGGCGACGCGTGGTGGCCCCTGCAACTGGCCCGCGAGCTGGATGACGCCATCCTGCATCTGCGCACCAACGAACTGGATATCGGCAGCTGGGTATTCAAGACCAGCGGAGATCCGGCCCTGGTCCTGGACAGCGATCAGACCCTGCAGCGTCATGCGGGCCATTGGCTGGTCCGCGAAACCCTGGGCATGCTGCGCCGCACGCTGGCCAGGCTGGATGTCAGCTCGCGCTCGATGTTCGCCCTGATCGAGGAAGGCTCCTGCTTTGCGGGTACCTTGCTTGAACTGGCGCTGGCTTGCGATCGCAGCTATATGCTGGACGATCCGGATGCCGCCCGGCCGGCGCAGATCGCGGTCAGCGAGATGAATCTGGGCCATTACCCCATGGTCAACGGCCAAAGCCGGCTGAACCGTCGTTTCTATGAAGAATCCGAGCCTCTTGATGCGATCCGTGGCGCCATGGGCGACATGATCTCCGCGCGACAAGCCGAATCGCTGGGCCTGGTCACCTTCTCGCCCGACAGCATCGATTGGGACGACGAGATCCGGATTGCACTCGAAGAGCGCAGGGCGCTTTCGCCGGATGCGCTGACGGGCCTGGAGGCCAACCTGCGTTTCGGCGGCGCTGAAACCATGGAGACCCGCATATTCGGGCGCCTGACGGCGTGGCAGAACTGGATCTTCAACCGTCCCAACGCCGCCGGCGAAAAGGGCGCGCTCAAGCTGTACGGCAAGGGCGAGCAGGCCAGCTTCGACTGGAACCGCGTCTAG